A single window of Halobacillus naozhouensis DNA harbors:
- a CDS encoding ATP-binding protein: MFWRSVVGKLWFTILLLVCFVLVILTVLLLEFFENYHVLDAERELLQTASKVSEVVEEYEDKELIQSMAQLIKNPSSQVFVTYDSAEFISSGSDSSDLPEVGYDWFMSDPELSSVIEEDEDVMKVAGFTQSELEIMVVGTPLPDGEGAVFVYQSLDTIQKTSDQTTKIVFLGAGIAIILTTIFAFFLSTRITAPLIKMREGALELARGEFNTKIPILTHDEIGELAMAFNRMGRELKFHINALNQEKEQLSGILRSMADGVLTINRQGEILVSNPPADQFYQSWRYENEMDETSHEKRKVPQPMRKLFDEVIESEQEVMTEITVQGRTWVMLMTPLYDRTYIRGAVAVLRDMTEERRLDKLRKDFIANVSHELRTPISMLQGYSEAIVDDVAETKEDKNELAKIIHDESLRISRLVNELLDLARMEAGHMMLYMDSVEVRPFLEKIIRKFQGLANERNINLQLHLNEAPRTIHIDADRIEQVLTNLIDNAIRHTNEHGSVDVIAERNSEQWGVKVTDSGLGIPEEDLPFVFERFYKADKSRKRETSKKGTGLGLAIAKNIIEAHKGSIHVHSRVNEGTTFTFTLPIDGEQNDK; encoded by the coding sequence ATGTTCTGGCGCAGCGTAGTCGGGAAATTATGGTTTACGATTTTATTACTCGTATGCTTCGTCTTAGTCATACTCACTGTTTTACTTCTTGAGTTCTTTGAAAATTATCATGTATTAGACGCTGAGCGCGAATTGTTACAAACCGCTTCAAAAGTATCAGAAGTCGTAGAAGAGTATGAAGATAAAGAATTAATTCAATCGATGGCTCAACTCATTAAGAATCCCTCCAGCCAGGTTTTTGTAACCTATGATTCGGCTGAATTTATTTCCTCTGGCAGTGATTCCAGCGATTTGCCTGAAGTAGGTTATGATTGGTTTATGAGTGACCCTGAACTTTCTTCAGTCATTGAGGAAGACGAAGATGTGATGAAAGTGGCGGGCTTTACTCAGTCAGAATTGGAGATTATGGTTGTGGGTACGCCGCTTCCAGATGGGGAAGGCGCAGTATTCGTTTACCAGTCGCTCGATACCATCCAAAAGACATCTGATCAAACAACTAAAATTGTCTTTCTAGGTGCTGGAATCGCTATTATTTTAACTACAATTTTCGCTTTTTTCTTATCGACAAGAATCACCGCTCCATTAATTAAGATGCGAGAGGGTGCTCTGGAACTGGCAAGAGGAGAATTCAATACGAAAATTCCGATTTTAACACATGATGAAATCGGAGAATTAGCCATGGCCTTTAATCGTATGGGGCGGGAACTTAAATTTCACATCAATGCACTTAATCAGGAAAAAGAACAATTGTCAGGTATTTTACGTTCCATGGCTGATGGGGTGTTGACGATTAACAGACAAGGAGAAATCTTAGTCTCTAACCCCCCTGCTGATCAATTTTATCAGTCTTGGAGATATGAAAATGAGATGGACGAAACCTCTCATGAGAAACGGAAAGTACCTCAGCCCATGCGAAAACTATTTGATGAGGTTATTGAGAGCGAACAAGAAGTGATGACTGAAATTACTGTGCAAGGACGGACATGGGTCATGTTAATGACACCTCTTTATGATCGTACGTATATAAGAGGAGCTGTAGCGGTACTTCGGGATATGACAGAAGAGAGGCGATTGGATAAACTTAGAAAAGACTTTATCGCAAACGTATCACATGAACTAAGAACTCCGATTTCCATGTTACAAGGATACAGTGAAGCGATTGTAGATGATGTTGCAGAAACGAAAGAAGATAAAAACGAGCTGGCTAAGATTATTCACGATGAATCTCTTCGTATCAGCAGGTTAGTGAATGAATTGCTCGACCTCGCTCGAATGGAAGCAGGACATATGATGCTTTATATGGACTCAGTCGAAGTAAGGCCATTTCTTGAAAAAATTATTCGTAAGTTTCAAGGTTTGGCAAATGAACGGAATATCAATCTCCAGCTTCATTTAAACGAGGCTCCGAGAACTATTCATATCGATGCAGACCGAATCGAACAAGTTTTAACGAATTTAATAGACAATGCGATTCGGCATACAAATGAGCACGGATCAGTGGATGTAATAGCTGAACGAAACTCTGAGCAATGGGGCGTGAAAGTCACAGATTCTGGATTGGGAATACCTGAGGAAGATCTTCCTTTTGTGTTTGAAAGGTTTTATAAAGCAGATAAATCCAGAAAAAGAGAAACAAGCAAGAAAGGTACGGGATTGGGACTCGCTATTGCCAAGAACATCATTGAGGCTCATAAAGGATCAATTCATGTTCATAGTAGAGTGAATGAAGGAACAACCTTCACTTTTACTCTGCCAATAGACGGGGAGCAGAATGATAAATAG
- a CDS encoding response regulator transcription factor, whose amino-acid sequence MDYEAKILVVDDEERIRRLIRMYLEREDYIIDEAEEGNEALRKAVQEDYDVILLDLMMPGMDGIEVCKELREKKATPVIMLTAKGEESNRVQGFEVGTDDYIVKPFSPREVVLRVKALLRRASSTKFLETDTAARNVLVFPHMTIDNDAHRVTADNKEVALTPKEYELLNYMAQKPDKVFDREQLLKEVWQYEFFGDLRTVDTHVKRLREKLSKVSTDAAGMIVTVWGVGYKFEVSGE is encoded by the coding sequence ATGGATTACGAAGCAAAAATTTTAGTTGTTGATGATGAGGAAAGAATTCGAAGGTTAATTCGTATGTACTTAGAACGCGAAGATTATATAATCGATGAAGCTGAAGAAGGAAATGAAGCCTTAAGAAAAGCAGTGCAAGAAGATTATGATGTCATATTGCTAGATCTTATGATGCCGGGTATGGATGGGATAGAAGTATGTAAAGAACTGCGTGAGAAGAAGGCTACACCAGTTATTATGCTGACTGCTAAAGGTGAAGAGTCTAACCGTGTTCAGGGTTTTGAGGTAGGAACGGATGATTATATTGTGAAGCCATTCAGTCCGAGAGAGGTAGTTTTGCGGGTGAAAGCTCTTCTGAGACGTGCTTCGTCGACGAAATTTCTCGAGACAGATACAGCAGCTCGAAATGTGCTGGTATTTCCTCATATGACCATCGATAATGATGCCCATAGAGTTACCGCAGACAATAAAGAGGTGGCGTTAACACCTAAAGAATATGAACTCTTGAACTACATGGCCCAAAAACCAGATAAAGTATTTGATCGAGAGCAATTGTTAAAAGAGGTATGGCAGTATGAATTTTTTGGAGACTTACGTACCGTTGATACACATGTGAAACGTCTTCGTGAAAAGTTGAGTAAAGTTTCAACAGATGCAGCTGGAATGATTGTCACAGTCTGGGGTGTGGGTTATAAATTTGAGGTAAGTGGCGAGTAA
- the ccsB gene encoding c-type cytochrome biogenesis protein CcsB, whose amino-acid sequence MDFSTVSSNLLYAAFIIYLVATFFFGGTIRDKKRKKAGIAGKIGITLTIIGFLTQIGYFITRWIASGHAPVSNLFEFTTFFGMMLVLAFIVMYFIYRINVLGLFALPIALLIIAFASMFPSEISPLVPSLQSHWLYIHVTTASLGQAVLSVSFVAGLIFLIRQIDQGQKSKHTFWLEFVIYMLATALAFIIISSSFNAMNYQVTFEAPIQEQPTEVTYKMPAIAGPTDGKLITEGMSPLFEVPQWMRGQDAAIKFNTMIWSFLGGLVLYWLARLILRKRIGAAIQPLLRKANPELVDEISYRAVAIGFPIFTLGALIFAMIWAQQAWDRFWGWDPKEVWALITFFFYAAYLHLRLSRGWQGTKSAWLAVGGFAIIMFNLLAVNLIISGLHSYA is encoded by the coding sequence ATGGATTTTAGTACAGTTAGTAGTAACTTGCTATACGCCGCGTTTATTATTTATCTAGTCGCTACGTTTTTCTTCGGGGGAACGATTCGTGACAAGAAGAGGAAAAAGGCTGGGATTGCCGGTAAAATAGGAATTACCTTAACGATTATAGGCTTTCTCACACAAATTGGTTATTTTATTACAAGATGGATAGCGAGTGGACATGCTCCTGTTAGTAATTTATTCGAATTTACAACTTTTTTTGGAATGATGCTGGTACTGGCGTTTATTGTCATGTATTTCATTTATCGTATTAATGTGCTTGGGCTGTTTGCACTGCCCATAGCATTGCTGATCATTGCGTTTGCGAGTATGTTTCCTAGTGAAATATCACCGCTCGTACCATCATTGCAATCGCATTGGCTGTACATCCATGTGACAACTGCCTCGCTGGGGCAAGCGGTTCTATCCGTAAGTTTTGTGGCTGGATTGATCTTTTTAATTCGTCAGATTGATCAGGGTCAAAAGTCTAAACATACGTTTTGGCTTGAGTTTGTCATTTACATGCTGGCTACAGCGTTAGCCTTTATCATTATTTCTTCATCGTTCAATGCGATGAATTATCAAGTAACATTTGAAGCACCCATCCAGGAACAGCCAACAGAAGTTACGTATAAGATGCCGGCTATTGCAGGTCCAACTGATGGAAAGCTTATTACAGAGGGCATGTCCCCGCTGTTTGAAGTTCCGCAGTGGATGCGCGGACAGGATGCTGCTATTAAATTTAACACGATGATCTGGTCATTCCTTGGAGGACTTGTTCTTTATTGGCTCGCTCGTTTAATTTTAAGAAAACGGATTGGGGCAGCCATTCAGCCTCTACTGAGAAAAGCTAACCCGGAACTTGTCGATGAAATATCTTATCGTGCCGTGGCCATTGGTTTTCCGATTTTTACACTCGGAGCTCTTATTTTTGCCATGATCTGGGCCCAACAAGCCTGGGATCGTTTTTGGGGGTGGGACCCTAAAGAGGTGTGGGCCCTCATTACTTTCTTTTTCTATGCTGCCTACTTACACCTCAGACTATCTAGAGGATGGCAAGGTACGAAGTCAGCCTGGCTTGCAGTTGGTGGTTTTGCCATCATCATGTTTAACCTGCTTGCAGTAAACTTAATCATATCCGGGCTGCATTCTTACGCATAA
- the resB gene encoding cytochrome c biogenesis protein ResB encodes MNNITCECGHVNPEGTVLCESCGKPIQGNQHIDGNDDQALLNMRYDGSARRSQTYNRTFIDKIWNFFSSVKVGVTLIVLTLVASAVGTIFPQEMYIPPNVDAATHYEDQYGLAGQIYYQLGFHNLFSSWWYMLLLAMIGISIVIASIDRFVPLYKTLRTQKPKRHDLFMKKQRIFGKTEASSVDFEQVKKNLKKSRFKVTEQDGHILAEKNRFARWGPYVNHIGLIIFLLGTLLRFIPALYVDDFVWVREGETAVINGTEGQYYIKNKEFILETYDEDDERFQEALQNEAGVVPKTYQTNAVVYKRTDPIVVGGDPELEKIKEDQIKVNHPIKFGGFALYQASYQLNEFKEMTFKIHDKNNEDTSYGQFTVDLSEPKSEYQLDSGYRVVLDSYYPEYELKDGKPVSVSKYPKNPAFVFNVYPPGESEPEISFVGIGANVDATGENDYKIGLINFDVRDVTGLTVRKDYTLPFIALGGAIFMMGVIQGMYWNHRRIWIKPKENGVWIAGHTNKNWFALRREIDKVISETGIESPEDQQEMKS; translated from the coding sequence ATGAATAACATTACATGCGAATGTGGTCACGTGAATCCGGAGGGAACGGTACTATGTGAGTCTTGTGGGAAACCGATTCAAGGCAACCAGCACATAGATGGCAACGACGATCAAGCGCTGCTTAACATGCGTTACGATGGAAGTGCCAGGCGTTCGCAGACGTATAATCGAACGTTTATCGATAAAATTTGGAATTTCTTTTCTTCCGTGAAAGTCGGTGTAACGCTCATCGTTCTTACGTTGGTGGCTTCAGCAGTCGGCACGATCTTTCCACAAGAAATGTACATACCACCAAATGTCGATGCTGCCACGCATTATGAAGATCAATATGGATTAGCTGGTCAAATTTACTATCAACTAGGGTTTCATAATCTATTCAGTTCTTGGTGGTACATGCTGTTACTAGCCATGATCGGTATCTCTATTGTCATAGCCAGTATCGATCGATTTGTACCACTTTACAAAACGCTTAGAACTCAAAAGCCTAAGCGTCACGACCTATTTATGAAGAAACAAAGAATTTTTGGTAAGACGGAAGCGAGTTCCGTAGATTTTGAACAAGTGAAGAAAAACTTGAAAAAAAGCCGTTTTAAAGTGACGGAACAAGATGGACATATCCTGGCAGAGAAAAATCGTTTCGCCAGATGGGGTCCTTACGTGAACCATATTGGATTAATTATTTTTTTACTTGGTACGCTATTAAGATTTATTCCCGCTCTGTATGTGGATGATTTCGTCTGGGTAAGAGAAGGGGAAACAGCAGTAATAAACGGCACAGAAGGTCAATACTACATTAAGAACAAAGAGTTTATACTAGAAACATATGATGAAGATGATGAAAGATTCCAGGAAGCTCTTCAAAATGAAGCAGGAGTAGTACCGAAAACATATCAAACGAATGCTGTGGTTTATAAACGTACAGATCCGATCGTCGTCGGTGGCGATCCTGAGTTGGAGAAAATAAAAGAAGACCAGATCAAAGTGAATCATCCAATCAAGTTTGGTGGATTTGCGCTCTACCAGGCGAGCTATCAGTTAAATGAATTCAAAGAGATGACATTTAAGATTCACGATAAAAACAATGAAGATACCTCTTATGGCCAGTTTACTGTAGATCTATCAGAGCCAAAGTCTGAATATCAACTGGATAGCGGTTATCGTGTGGTTCTTGATTCATACTATCCAGAGTATGAGCTTAAAGATGGAAAACCTGTATCTGTATCTAAGTACCCGAAAAATCCAGCGTTCGTATTTAATGTTTATCCACCTGGTGAATCAGAACCAGAGATAAGTTTCGTAGGGATCGGCGCTAATGTCGATGCAACCGGGGAAAATGATTATAAAATTGGCCTGATTAATTTTGATGTTCGCGATGTCACCGGGTTGACTGTCCGGAAAGATTATACACTCCCATTCATTGCGTTAGGGGGAGCTATTTTCATGATGGGTGTAATTCAGGGGATGTACTGGAATCATCGCCGAATATGGATTAAACCAAAGGAAAATGGTGTGTGGATTGCCGGGCATACGAACAAAAACTGGTTTGCATTACGCCGGGAAATTGACAAAGTCATAAGTGAAACAGGAATAGAATCTCCAGAAGATCAACAGGAAATGAAGAGCTAG
- the resA gene encoding thiol-disulfide oxidoreductase ResA: MKEKTVQKKKKRLVFRTILLAVMVGLVVFALISNFNKDKAVVAEGEPAPDFQLEKFGSNGDTIALSDLEGKGVMLNFWATYCEPCKKEMPYMEKLYSEYKKKGVEILAVNLDSTNLVVEQFLDRYGISFPILQDENGQVMNRYNVGPIPSTFFISPEGKVVKHVVGPLTLEKLDGYLQQITPEA; this comes from the coding sequence ATGAAGGAAAAGACTGTACAAAAAAAGAAAAAAAGATTAGTATTCAGAACCATTTTACTCGCTGTGATGGTTGGACTTGTAGTTTTCGCACTAATCTCTAATTTCAATAAAGATAAAGCAGTTGTGGCGGAAGGTGAACCTGCCCCTGATTTTCAATTAGAGAAATTTGGTTCAAACGGAGATACGATTGCCTTAAGTGATTTAGAAGGTAAAGGGGTCATGCTTAACTTCTGGGCCACTTATTGTGAACCATGTAAAAAAGAGATGCCTTACATGGAAAAGCTTTACTCCGAATACAAGAAAAAGGGTGTAGAAATACTTGCGGTTAATTTAGATTCTACAAACCTTGTAGTAGAACAATTCCTGGATCGTTATGGGATTTCTTTTCCCATTTTACAAGATGAGAATGGACAAGTTATGAATCGATATAATGTGGGGCCGATCCCATCTACATTCTTCATCAGTCCAGAGGGGAAAGTTGTGAAACATGTTGTGGGACCGCTTACTTTAGAAAAACTAGATGGTTATCTGCAGCAAATCACTCCTGAGGCATAG
- a CDS encoding pseudouridine synthase, giving the protein MERLQKVIAHAGVASRRKAEKMITEGKVTVNGKVVKELGTKVSPNDDVEVEGVPLTKEAPVYYLLYKPRGVISSVKDDKGRKVVTDYLPDVEERIFPIGRLDFDTSGILLLTNDGEFANLLMHPSHEVDKVYIVKTKGIPEDEQLKRFKKGVTIEGETFKAVHTKVLSADAKKNSAIIQVILHEGKNRQIRKMFEGLGYPVDKLKRERYGSLTLQGLNAGDYRPLKPHEIKQLRQMAEENVK; this is encoded by the coding sequence ATGGAACGTCTGCAAAAAGTGATCGCACACGCAGGTGTAGCTTCACGCAGAAAAGCTGAGAAGATGATTACTGAGGGAAAAGTAACGGTAAATGGAAAAGTTGTCAAAGAGCTGGGCACCAAAGTAAGTCCTAATGATGATGTTGAGGTGGAAGGAGTCCCGCTTACAAAAGAGGCTCCCGTTTACTATTTGCTCTATAAACCAAGAGGTGTGATTTCGAGTGTAAAAGACGACAAGGGCAGGAAAGTCGTTACAGATTATTTACCAGATGTAGAAGAACGTATTTTCCCTATTGGAAGGCTTGACTTTGATACGTCAGGAATTCTGTTGTTAACGAATGATGGTGAATTCGCTAACTTATTGATGCATCCTAGCCATGAGGTAGATAAGGTATATATTGTTAAGACAAAGGGAATTCCTGAAGATGAACAGTTGAAACGATTTAAAAAGGGTGTCACGATTGAAGGGGAAACATTTAAAGCTGTTCATACGAAGGTTCTTTCGGCTGATGCAAAGAAAAATAGTGCGATTATCCAGGTAATTCTGCATGAAGGTAAGAACCGTCAAATAAGAAAAATGTTTGAAGGCCTAGGCTACCCTGTAGATAAGTTGAAACGTGAACGTTATGGTTCACTGACCCTCCAGGGCTTGAATGCGGGAGATTATCGCCCGCTAAAACCTCATGAAATAAAACAGCTTCGCCAAATGGCTGAAGAAAATGTTAAATAA
- a CDS encoding spore maturation protein has product MSIWLIPGVILIVLVTATIKRVPAYEVFVEGSKEGIQIAISLLPFLLGMMVSIAIFQASGAMDAALGLIKPLTSLFAIPEQILPLALIRPISGTAALSVTTELIRTFGPDSFVGQLASVMQGSTDTTLYIITVYFGAVGIRRMGDALKVGLLADLAGIIASIVIVIILFG; this is encoded by the coding sequence ATGAGTATATGGCTAATTCCTGGAGTCATTCTAATTGTTCTGGTAACAGCCACGATAAAACGGGTACCTGCATACGAAGTATTCGTAGAAGGAAGTAAAGAAGGCATTCAAATTGCTATCTCATTACTTCCTTTTTTGTTAGGGATGATGGTTTCGATTGCCATTTTTCAAGCATCAGGGGCTATGGACGCAGCACTTGGCCTCATAAAACCATTGACCTCCCTGTTTGCAATTCCTGAACAGATTCTGCCACTAGCTTTAATAAGGCCTATTTCTGGGACGGCGGCGTTAAGCGTTACAACAGAGTTGATTCGTACCTTTGGACCCGATTCCTTTGTTGGCCAACTAGCTTCTGTGATGCAAGGGAGTACAGACACCACTCTTTATATTATTACGGTCTATTTTGGAGCGGTAGGGATAAGAAGGATGGGAGATGCACTGAAGGTTGGACTTCTTGCTGATTTAGCTGGTATAATAGCATCAATTGTCATCGTTATCATCCTGTTTGGATAA
- a CDS encoding nucleoside recognition domain-containing protein, whose amino-acid sequence MVNLIWVFLAVSGIAYAAFAGTMDRVNEAIFATIDESVMITLSLAGVLVFWLGLMKIAEEAGLLTGLAKLFKPIVKRLFPDIPENDPALGYILSNMTANMFGLGNAATPMGLKAMKEMKRLSGSERASRSMITFLAINTSSLTLIPTTVIAIRMKYGSVDPTSIIGATILATMISTLAALIIDRYFYYRRRKTGQTL is encoded by the coding sequence GTGGTCAACTTGATCTGGGTGTTTCTTGCTGTTAGTGGAATCGCTTATGCCGCATTTGCCGGAACTATGGATAGAGTGAATGAAGCTATTTTTGCCACAATTGATGAAAGCGTCATGATTACACTGAGTCTGGCTGGAGTTCTTGTTTTTTGGTTAGGCTTAATGAAGATCGCTGAGGAGGCAGGTTTATTAACGGGTCTGGCTAAGCTATTTAAACCAATCGTCAAAAGGTTATTTCCTGATATTCCAGAAAACGATCCTGCACTTGGCTACATCTTATCAAATATGACAGCAAATATGTTCGGACTTGGAAATGCGGCTACTCCGATGGGACTTAAGGCCATGAAAGAGATGAAACGTTTATCAGGTTCTGAACGTGCCAGCCGTTCGATGATCACCTTTTTAGCTATTAATACCTCATCTCTGACCCTGATCCCTACCACTGTTATCGCTATTAGGATGAAATATGGATCGGTTGATCCTACAAGTATTATAGGGGCAACGATTCTGGCTACTATGATTTCGACACTTGCAGCTCTGATCATTGACCGTTATTTCTATTACCGTCGCAGAAAGACAGGACAAACTTTATGA
- a CDS encoding D-alanyl-D-alanine carboxypeptidase family protein: MVIITLLGAGILFPQVTDAETSISVSAEHAVLLDAKSGRVLYEKNAYESSLIASTTKIMTAIIAIESGKLSEEVKVSERAIRTEGSSIYLTKGEKIPLIDLVYGLMLRSGNDSAVAIAEHVGGSVEGFTYMMNQKARWLGMNDSHFENPHGLDGESHYSSAYDLAVLMAYAMKSETFREVTGSETYKSDNRSYSWKNKNKLLTRLYDPTTGGKTGFTKKAGRTLVTSAEKDGMELVAVTLNAPDDWQDHQRMYEYGFDHYETYQLQEEGFATSGGERYYLPRDIFYPLTSEEKKQIDSVFYPTLSTVDPQLAGVRHFQIADQSLVQTPVWSERPYDSFVVEWAAYLKRITGVIPWST; the protein is encoded by the coding sequence ATGGTTATTATTACATTACTTGGTGCTGGCATACTATTTCCACAGGTAACAGATGCAGAAACGTCTATATCGGTTTCTGCTGAACATGCCGTTCTTTTAGATGCTAAATCTGGACGAGTTCTTTATGAAAAGAATGCTTACGAGTCGTCATTAATCGCAAGTACTACGAAAATTATGACCGCTATCATCGCAATCGAATCTGGTAAATTATCAGAAGAAGTAAAAGTAAGTGAGCGGGCAATCAGAACAGAAGGCTCATCTATTTATTTAACGAAAGGGGAAAAAATTCCGCTCATCGATCTCGTTTATGGGTTAATGCTGAGATCTGGAAACGATTCAGCTGTAGCTATTGCTGAACATGTGGGTGGCAGCGTAGAGGGATTTACGTATATGATGAATCAGAAGGCTAGATGGCTTGGTATGAACGACTCTCACTTCGAAAACCCACACGGACTCGATGGAGAGTCTCATTACTCCAGTGCCTACGACTTGGCCGTGCTCATGGCTTATGCGATGAAAAGTGAGACGTTCCGGGAAGTCACTGGAAGTGAAACGTACAAGTCTGACAATCGTTCGTACTCGTGGAAAAATAAAAACAAGCTGTTAACAAGACTTTATGACCCTACGACAGGCGGGAAAACCGGCTTTACTAAGAAAGCGGGCCGTACTCTTGTTACAAGTGCGGAAAAAGATGGGATGGAGCTGGTCGCGGTTACTTTAAATGCACCTGATGATTGGCAGGATCATCAACGCATGTACGAGTATGGCTTTGATCATTACGAAACGTACCAATTACAGGAAGAAGGGTTTGCAACGTCTGGCGGTGAAAGATATTATCTGCCACGAGACATCTTTTATCCGTTGACATCTGAGGAAAAGAAGCAGATTGATTCCGTCTTTTATCCTACCTTATCCACTGTAGATCCTCAGTTGGCGGGGGTCCGCCATTTTCAAATTGCTGATCAATCTTTGGTTCAAACTCCTGTATGGAGTGAACGGCCTTATGATTCATTTGTTGTGGAGTGGGCTGCTTACTTAAAACGCATCACGGGGGTGATACCGTGGTCAACTTGA
- a CDS encoding DUF3907 family protein: MRQQMIKEQTIKVQEFLREVVFKVDDYLDTHSLHEFEHEHGHYDEDYYRQLLKSLRRLNVLCDEAKDKVAVLLKGKTFQTSAAERTLYGIYHQCIGEFYSPKGDTWFEDSRASYTGNNSITFQFAPPASLVELFASLGHVFQDIREELDCYENHDCMQAVKK, encoded by the coding sequence ATGAGGCAGCAAATGATCAAGGAACAGACTATTAAAGTCCAGGAGTTCTTGAGAGAAGTTGTATTCAAAGTAGACGATTATTTAGATACGCATTCGTTACATGAGTTTGAGCATGAACATGGCCATTACGATGAAGATTACTATAGACAGCTATTAAAATCTTTGAGGCGGCTTAATGTGTTATGCGACGAGGCAAAAGATAAAGTAGCTGTATTACTGAAGGGGAAGACCTTCCAAACATCGGCTGCAGAGCGAACACTGTATGGAATTTATCATCAGTGTATAGGCGAATTCTATTCCCCAAAGGGTGACACGTGGTTTGAAGATAGTCGTGCCTCTTACACGGGGAATAATTCGATTACATTTCAGTTTGCCCCACCTGCCTCACTTGTCGAATTATTTGCTTCTCTTGGTCATGTCTTTCAGGATATCCGCGAAGAACTAGATTGTTATGAGAATCATGATTGCATGCAAGCGGTCAAAAAATAA
- the scpB gene encoding SMC-Scp complex subunit ScpB: MNVEEQKALVEGLLFASGEDGITKKKLAELLEVSQSSLKTIVEQLVIDYQQADRGITLMDTNGTLHLTTKPKHAPYYKKLLDTTTSTRLSQAALETLAIIAYRQPITRIEIDDLRGVKSDRAVQTLSNRGLIEEQGRKEAIGRPILFGTTRDFLTYFGLSSIEELPPLQEIEQSQNVEEEADLFFENFNHENSDGSL; the protein is encoded by the coding sequence ATGAACGTGGAGGAACAGAAAGCACTTGTGGAGGGACTTCTTTTTGCTTCAGGAGAAGACGGTATCACTAAGAAGAAATTGGCTGAGCTACTGGAAGTATCGCAGTCTTCTTTGAAAACAATTGTAGAACAGCTAGTGATAGACTATCAGCAGGCTGATCGAGGAATTACATTGATGGACACGAATGGGACCCTCCACTTAACAACGAAACCAAAGCATGCTCCTTACTATAAGAAACTATTGGATACAACTACGTCTACTCGTTTATCTCAGGCGGCCCTCGAAACCTTGGCAATTATTGCCTACCGACAGCCTATTACACGTATTGAGATTGACGATTTGCGGGGAGTTAAAAGTGACCGGGCTGTGCAAACGTTATCTAACAGGGGGCTAATTGAGGAACAAGGGAGAAAAGAGGCAATTGGCAGACCTATTTTATTTGGAACAACGAGAGATTTTCTTACTTATTTTGGCTTATCTTCCATTGAAGAGCTGCCCCCTCTTCAGGAAATTGAACAAAGCCAAAATGTAGAGGAAGAAGCAGATTTATTTTTTGAAAATTTTAATCATGAAAATTCGGACGGTTCACTATAA